In the genome of Ctenopharyngodon idella isolate HZGC_01 chromosome 19, HZGC01, whole genome shotgun sequence, one region contains:
- the spag1a gene encoding sperm-associated antigen 1A, which yields MGNSQKKAPGHGEGGGPHSQPGTPGRRRSHGNNTANSKEVQGKNTAVNGSLPADKSQDEPQGSSPAISGTARESCNLDAPCGALPPPLARLKNEGNMLFKNGQFGDALEKYTQAIDGCIEAGIDSPEDLCILYSNRAACYLKDGNSTDCIQDCTRSLELHPFSLKPLLRRAMAYESLERYRMAYVDYKTVLQIDISVQSAHDSVHRITKMLIEQDGPEWREKIPKIPMVPLSAQQHRNDEPSAEVLQARAARAEQEKSRKAEARFTLLKQEGNELVKNSQFQSAVEKYSECLAIKPNESAIYTNRALCYLKLDCFTEAKQDCDFALQIEPNNKKAFYRRALAHKGLKDYLSASTDLQEVLQLDPNVQEAEQELETVTNLLRESLLANAQG from the exons ATGGGGAATTCACAGAAGAAGGCCCCCGGTCACGGAGAGGGAGGGGGCCCGCACTCTCAACCTGGGACCCCGGGGCGCAGGAGGAGTCATGGAAACAACACAGCCAACTCAAAGGAAGTCCAAGGGAAGAACACGGCAGTGAATGGCTCCCTTCCAGCCGACAAGAGCCAGGATGAGCCTCAGGGCTCTAGTCCTGCGATCAGTGGCACTGCTAGAGAGAGCTGTAATCTGGACGCCCCGTGTGGGGCCCTTCCTCCTCCACTGGCCAGGCTCAAAAATGAGGGCAATATGTTGTTCAAAAATGGACAGTTTGGGGACGCGCTGGAGAAATACACACAGGCCATTGACGGATGTATAGAAGCTG GTATTGACAGCCCAGAGGATCTTTGTATTCTGTACTCCAATAGAGCTGCATGCTACCTCAAAGATGGAAACAGCACAGACTGCATTCAGGACTGCACCAG GTCCCTTGAGCTCCACCCCTTCTCCCTGAAGCCCCTCCTCCGACGAGCTATGGCGTATGAATCTCTGGAACGTTACAGGATGGCGTATGTGGATTATAAGACAGTACTGCAGATAGACATCAGTGTGCAGTCGGCTCACGACAGTGTGCACAG AATCACTAAAATGCTGATAGAGCAGGATGGTCCTGAGTGGCGAGAGAAGATTCCAAAGATTCCAATGGTTCCGCTTTCTGCCCAGCAGCACCGTAATGATGAACCCAGTGCAGAGGTTCTGCAGGCCCGCGCAGCCAGAGCAGAACAGGAGAAGT CCAGAAAAGCAGAGGCTCGATTCACATTGCTGAAGCAAGAAGGAAATGAACTGGTGAAGAACAGCCAGTTTCAAAGTGCTGTGGAGAAATACAGCGAGTGTCTGGCCATCAAACCCAATGAATCTGCCATCTACACCAACAG AGCTCTGTGCTATCTCAAGCTGGATTGTTTCACAGAAGCCAAACAGGACTGTGATTTTGCACTCCAGATCGAGCCAAACAATAAGAAAGCATTTTACAGACGGGCACTGGCACACAAAGGCTTGAAG GACTACCTGTCAGCCAGCACTGATTTACAGGAAGTACTGCAGTTGGATCCAAACGTGCAGGAGGCCGAGCAGGAGCTAGAGACGGTGACTAATCTGCTAAGAGAAAGTCTACTGGCTAATGCCCAAG GTTGA
- the polr2k gene encoding DNA-directed RNA polymerases I, II, and III subunit RPABC4 — protein MDPQKDIQPPKQQPMIYICGECHTENEIKARDPIRCRECGYRIMYKKRTKRLVVFDAR, from the exons aTGGATCCCCAGAAAGACATTCAGCCTCCCAAACAACAGCCAATGATCTACATTTGTGGAG AGTGTCACACAGAAAATGAGATCAAAGCTAGAGACCCCATCAGATGCAGAGAATGTGGTTACAGGATCATGTACAAGAAAAGGACCAAAAGAT TGGTCGTATTTGATGCCCGATGA